A single genomic interval of Pelagerythrobacter marensis harbors:
- the glmU gene encoding bifunctional UDP-N-acetylglucosamine diphosphorylase/glucosamine-1-phosphate N-acetyltransferase GlmU, with translation MTEFATIILAAGKGTRMKSDLHKVLHPIAGRPMIDHLMASAAQLGPARTVVVVGSGREQLETALGDRAEACLQEPQLGTGHAVQQAQTSLDGFEGDVLILYGDVPFVRAQTMRAMLDRLHAEDKPAVVVLGFEPEDALQYGRVIADADGRITKMVEHKDASEAERACRLCNSGLMAARAADMFDLLARVGNDNSQGEYYLVDVVNVANADGRHSAVVVTDDPREVAGINSRAELARAEAQWQDLKREEAMANGASLRAPETVFFSWDTVIGRDVTIEPNVVFGPGVSVADGATIRAFSHIEGASIGPGCEVGPHARLRPGAVMEKGSKVGNFVEMKKTVLGEGAKANHLTYLGDAEVGAGANIGAGTITCNYDGYFKYKTVIGPRAFIGSNSALIAPVKIGADAIVAAGSAVSRDVADGELRMVRAEQLVKPGWADRFHDTMKKKKAADEK, from the coding sequence ATGACAGAATTTGCAACGATCATCCTCGCCGCGGGCAAGGGCACGCGCATGAAATCGGACCTGCACAAGGTCCTCCACCCGATCGCCGGACGCCCGATGATCGATCACCTGATGGCTTCGGCCGCGCAGCTGGGGCCCGCGCGCACGGTCGTGGTGGTGGGCAGCGGGCGCGAGCAGTTGGAAACGGCCCTCGGCGATCGCGCCGAGGCTTGTTTGCAGGAGCCGCAGCTCGGCACCGGCCACGCGGTGCAGCAGGCGCAGACGAGCCTGGATGGCTTCGAGGGCGACGTCTTGATTCTCTACGGCGACGTGCCCTTCGTGCGCGCGCAGACGATGCGGGCGATGCTCGATCGCCTCCATGCCGAGGACAAGCCCGCAGTGGTCGTTCTCGGGTTCGAGCCGGAGGATGCGCTGCAATATGGTCGCGTGATCGCCGATGCGGATGGGCGGATCACGAAGATGGTCGAACACAAGGACGCGAGCGAGGCGGAGCGCGCCTGCCGGCTGTGCAATTCGGGGCTGATGGCGGCGCGGGCGGCGGATATGTTCGACCTGTTGGCGCGGGTCGGCAACGACAACAGCCAGGGCGAGTACTACCTGGTCGACGTGGTCAATGTCGCCAACGCCGACGGGCGGCACAGCGCGGTGGTCGTGACCGACGACCCGCGCGAGGTCGCCGGGATCAACAGCCGCGCCGAGCTGGCCCGTGCTGAGGCGCAGTGGCAGGATCTGAAGCGCGAAGAGGCGATGGCCAACGGCGCATCGCTGCGCGCGCCGGAAACGGTGTTCTTCAGCTGGGATACCGTGATCGGGCGCGATGTGACCATCGAACCCAATGTCGTCTTCGGTCCGGGCGTGAGCGTCGCGGACGGCGCGACCATTCGCGCTTTCAGCCATATCGAGGGGGCCAGCATCGGCCCGGGCTGCGAAGTCGGCCCCCATGCCCGCCTGCGCCCCGGGGCGGTGATGGAGAAGGGCAGCAAAGTCGGCAACTTCGTCGAGATGAAGAAGACCGTGCTGGGCGAAGGGGCCAAGGCCAACCACCTGACCTATCTCGGCGATGCCGAAGTGGGCGCGGGGGCCAATATCGGCGCCGGCACGATCACCTGCAATTACGACGGCTATTTCAAATACAAGACCGTGATCGGCCCGCGCGCCTTCATCGGCAGCAACAGCGCCCTGATCGCCCCGGTAAAGATCGGCGCGGATGCGATCGTCGCCGCCGGCAGCGCGGTCAGCCGCGACGTCGCCGATGGCGAACTGCGCATGGTCCGCGCCGAACAGCTGGTGAAGCCGGGCTGGGCCGACCGTTTCCACGACACGATGAAAAAGAAGAAGGCCGCGGACGAGAAGTGA
- a CDS encoding HAD-IA family hydrolase, with the protein MADFPFDIVGFDLDGTLLETHRDLGAAVNHALSLGGFASVPADSAKDLIGGGAKIMLRRAIDDQGGMPDDEFHALYKKMLAFYGANNAVHTRPYPGAIEVLDELAARGVRVGVVTNKFEGFARDILGALGIVDRFDCVIGGDSLGRDAQGRHRAKPAPDPLHEARKCCGGGRMVYVGDSSYDVRAARAAGVPVVAACYGYCDLPREDMGADAMIDSFGELIPALERL; encoded by the coding sequence ATGGCGGATTTCCCTTTCGACATCGTCGGCTTCGATCTCGACGGCACTTTGCTGGAAACGCATCGCGATCTCGGCGCGGCGGTCAATCACGCGCTGTCGCTGGGCGGGTTCGCATCGGTCCCGGCGGACAGCGCGAAGGATCTGATCGGCGGCGGCGCCAAGATCATGCTGCGCCGCGCGATCGACGACCAGGGCGGTATGCCCGACGACGAATTCCATGCGCTCTACAAGAAGATGCTGGCGTTCTATGGCGCCAACAACGCGGTCCACACCCGCCCCTATCCCGGCGCGATCGAGGTGCTGGACGAACTGGCCGCCCGCGGCGTGCGGGTGGGCGTGGTGACCAACAAGTTCGAAGGGTTCGCGCGCGACATCCTGGGGGCGCTGGGGATCGTCGACCGGTTCGACTGCGTGATCGGCGGCGACAGCCTGGGCCGCGACGCCCAGGGCCGGCACCGCGCGAAACCCGCGCCCGATCCGCTTCACGAAGCGCGCAAATGCTGCGGCGGCGGACGCATGGTCTACGTCGGCGACAGCTCCTACGACGTGCGCGCCGCGCGCGCGGCGGGCGTGCCGGTGGTCGCCGCCTGCTACGGCTATTGCGATCTCCCGCGCGAGGACATGGGCGCCGATGCGATGATCGATTCGTTCGGCGAGCTGATTCCGGCGCTGGAAAGACTGTAA